One window of Pocillopora verrucosa isolate sample1 chromosome 9, ASM3666991v2, whole genome shotgun sequence genomic DNA carries:
- the LOC131780549 gene encoding uncharacterized protein isoform X1 — translation MSDNIPLRTQHSCTENEYYRINVFSNAQLNTMGSTRPLEQLIVFITRASENSERLDMLQQKQLDQGAINVRYVYSNHFRWRRSRGVNLRADLVMGDFCANKEVHRRKIDEMKLGENLVFTMPKSDASSTTVKLKLVNESRDIILETGELNLEQSMLLDETRLGVEHGHEGNQVVEMEA, via the exons ATGTCAGATAACATTCCTTTGCGAACCCAACACTCATGTACTGAAAACGAATATTACAGAATAAATGTGTTCAGCAACGCACAACTAAACACAATGGGCAGTACAAGGCCACTTGAACAGCTGATTGTGTTTATCACTAGGGCCTCGGAAAACTCTGAGCGGTTAGATATGCTACAG CAGAAGCAGCTTGATCAAGGGGCGATCAACGTGCGGTATGTGTATTCAAATCATTTCCGTTGGAGGAGAAGCAGAGGGGTCAATCTTCGTGCTGATTTAGTTATGGGGGATTTCTGTGCTAATAAGGAG GTCCATCGACGCAAAATTGATGAAATGAAGCTTGGAGAGAATCTCGTTTTTACCATGCCTAAGAGTGATGCATCCTCCACGACAGTAAAGTTGAAACTTGTGAACGAAAGCCGTGATATCAttcttgaaacaggagagttaAACTTGGAGCAATCAATG CTTCTAGACGAGACACGCCTTGGCGTTGAACACGGGCATGAAGGAAACCAAGTCGTCGAAATGGAGGCATAA
- the LOC131780549 gene encoding uncharacterized protein isoform X2 encodes MSDNIPLRTQHSCTENEYYRINVFSNAQLNTMGSTRPLEQLIVFITRASENSERLDMLQKQLDQGAINVRYVYSNHFRWRRSRGVNLRADLVMGDFCANKEVHRRKIDEMKLGENLVFTMPKSDASSTTVKLKLVNESRDIILETGELNLEQSMLLDETRLGVEHGHEGNQVVEMEA; translated from the exons ATGTCAGATAACATTCCTTTGCGAACCCAACACTCATGTACTGAAAACGAATATTACAGAATAAATGTGTTCAGCAACGCACAACTAAACACAATGGGCAGTACAAGGCCACTTGAACAGCTGATTGTGTTTATCACTAGGGCCTCGGAAAACTCTGAGCGGTTAGATATGCTACAG AAGCAGCTTGATCAAGGGGCGATCAACGTGCGGTATGTGTATTCAAATCATTTCCGTTGGAGGAGAAGCAGAGGGGTCAATCTTCGTGCTGATTTAGTTATGGGGGATTTCTGTGCTAATAAGGAG GTCCATCGACGCAAAATTGATGAAATGAAGCTTGGAGAGAATCTCGTTTTTACCATGCCTAAGAGTGATGCATCCTCCACGACAGTAAAGTTGAAACTTGTGAACGAAAGCCGTGATATCAttcttgaaacaggagagttaAACTTGGAGCAATCAATG CTTCTAGACGAGACACGCCTTGGCGTTGAACACGGGCATGAAGGAAACCAAGTCGTCGAAATGGAGGCATAA
- the LOC131780574 gene encoding netrin receptor UNC5C-like: protein MRPGTGFQNRAYRSFMVCGCYKVPKNRSHPQQPILIEHCCLMAEGNSWDILVKCRPHSNQRKRKKKWQNIMKVYPEAKVERKHNDIELTLPFVTENLEVAAFGVPKRNDQKRMQMAIFGKDPTQGCNWKIRVYLIDDSKKAFEVVREKESEKGNRLLTTLSGLFVSNSKENIRIEFTDLDPGWQIKGDNVKIIYIKDAWNSPENSANFPLCVFEVSHVDRTKQQFFCGITVSQDDDSADTEMVAFFKQKIGKGTKLPQKRKNAPMKPQHAKNTQLKHIFRCLGPSLNRGI from the exons ATGCGTCCTG GAACAGGATTCCAAAACCGTGCCTACCGCTCTTTTATGGTCTGTGGTTGCTACAAAGTCCCCAAAAATAGGTCCCATCCTCAACAGCCGATTTTGATCGAACACTGTTGTTTGATGGCCGAGGGAAATTCCTGGGACATCCTAGTCAAATGCCGACCACATTCTAATCAACGcaagaggaagaaaaagtggCAAAATATCATGAAGGTCTACCCCGAAGCCAAGGTAGAGAGAAAACACAACGATATAGAGTTGACGTTGCCATTCGTAACGGAAAATCTTGAGGTTGCTGCTTTTGGGGTTCCAAAAAGAAATGACCAGAAACGAATGCAAATGGCGATCTTTGGAAAAGATCCCACACAGGGCTGCAACTGGAAGATTCGGGTTTACTTGATTGATGATTCAAAAAAGGCGTTCGAG GTCGTTCGCGAGAAAGaatcagaaaaaggaaacagacTACTGACAACTCTCTCAGGCCTATTTGTGTCCAACAGCAAGGAAAACATCAGAATTGAGTTTACTGATCTAGATCCAGGATGGCAAATAAAAGGGGACAACGTGAAG ataatatatataaaagatGCGTGGAATTCACCCGAAAACTCGGCAAATTTCCCTCTCTGTGTTTTTGAAGTAAGTCACGTTGATCGAACCAAGCAGCAGTTCTTTTGCGGAATAACAGTTTCACAGGACGATGACAGTGCTGATACCGAGATGGTGGCTTTCTTCAAGCAG AAAATAGGCAAAGGGACCAAGCTGCCACAGAAACGTAAGAATGCTCCGATGAAACCTCAACACG CCAAGAATACACAGCTGAAACATATTTTTCGCTGCTTGGGCCCCTCACTAAATCGAGGCATCTAG
- the LOC136283215 gene encoding uncharacterized protein, with translation MSDNVPLRIQESCVDYYMVDVFSCVREATNVGTRLRHQLVMYVTRASEDSGRLNILREVQCDQNTKGIYTNSFRWKREKGEKLIARFIMEDFEAFKEVERRKVDHMRLAENVTCTLPSSDASIMKVKGKLLSENGDMILEMGELDVNLLTIQDGETRVGVEHEHSDNEPVEQDIVIGSQV, from the exons ATGTCCGATAACGTTCCTTTACGCATCCAAGAGTCTTGCGTCGATTATTACATGGTAGATGTTTTCAGCTGTGTGCGAGAAGCGACAAACGTAGGAACAAGATTACGGCACCAACTGGTCATGTACGTCACCAGGGCCTCGGAGGATTCTGGTCGGTTAAATATTCTCCGG GAGGTGCAGTGTGATCAAAATACGAAGGGGATATACACAAACAGTTTCCGATGGAAGAgggaaaaaggagagaaactCATTGCACGGTTCATCATGGAAGATTTTGAAGCTTTCAAGGAG GTCGAAAGGAGGAAGGTTGACCATATGAGGCTGGCAGAGAATGTCACGTGCACCCTACCAAGTAGTGACGCCTCTATCATGAAAGTTAAAGGAAAACTGTTGAGTGAAAATGGAGATATGATCCTGGAGATGGGAGAGTTAGACGTAAACCTTTTAACC ATTCAAGACGGGGAAACACGAGTTGGTGTTGAACACGAGCATAGTGACAACGAGCCAGTTGAGCAAGATATAGTAATCGGAAGTCAGGTCTAA
- the LOC131780544 gene encoding uncharacterized protein encodes MCPAVMVSGRYVIYQNGPIPPKPILLEHCCLMVKGNTWVTSVKCRPHSNQSKKKKKWQNIKEVYPDAKVETKHNDIRLTLPVLRESLEVAAFGTPGKDDQKRMQMTIFGKEPTKACDWHIRVYLIDDSEMAFKQICKEREDAEMKFLTTLSSLFVSNSEQDISIKVSAVASGWHISGENMKAIASRSAWNYQENPTDFPCCEFSVSHVDITKQQFFCKMTATHENDIAGNEIVAFFQQKSDAKINNPTEKKFKNTLKMNCSKESNATG; translated from the exons ATGTGTCCAG CTGTGATGGTCAGTGGCCGTTACGTGATATATCAAAATGGGCCCATTCCTCCGAAGCCCATTTTGCTGGAACACTGCTGTTTGATGGTGAAGGGAAACACCTGGGTTACTTCTGTTAAATGCCGGCCACATTCCAAtcaaagtaagaaaaagaaaaagtggcAAAATATTAAAGAAGTGTATCCTGATGCTAAGGTGGAGACAAAACATAACGACATCCGGCTGACGTTGCCAGTGCTAAGAGAAAGTCTCGAAGTGGCAGCCTTTGGAACTCCAGGAAAAGATGACCAGAAGCGAATGCAAATGACGATCTTTGGGAAGGAGCCAACCAAAGCCTGTGACTGGCATATCAGAGTTTATCTAATAGATGATTCCGAAATGGCGTTCAAG CAGATTTGCAAGGAAAGAGAAGAtgcagaaatgaaatttttgacaACACTATCAAGCTTGTTTGTATCCAACAGTGAGCAGGATATCAGCATAAAAGTTTCTGCCGTGGCATCGGGGTGGCACATCTCAGGGGAAAATATGAAA GCGATAGCTTCAAGAAGTGCCTGGAATTACCAAGAAAATCCGACAGATTTTCCCTGTTGTGAGTTTTCTGTGAGTCACGTTGATATAACAAAACAGCAGTTCTTCTGTAAAATGACAGCAACACACGAAAACGACATTGCTGGCAACGAGATTGTGGCCTTTTTCCAACAG AAAAGTGATGCCAAGATCAATAACCCAACTGAAAAGAAGTTCAAGAACACTCTGAAGATGAACTGTTCGAAAG AATCCAATGCTACTGGATGA
- the LOC131780535 gene encoding uncharacterized protein has translation MDEDEPVAKRACLGCEDDYIMDIYSLVQPGQQSQLYLYLTKSGGQSRKTFLQEEQSRLGMMRVHVDKFCTKEKEARSIIAELKTGDFGAVKRIERIKIDQFTLPEKLTYTLPHGRVASLKIIVKLTSERDELLLETEQLEVNLPSTHLIETKPAVEHGNNPE, from the exons ATGGATGAAGACGAGCCGGTCGCTAAAAGAGCATGCTTGGGTTGTGAGGATGACTACATTATGGATATATATAGCCTCGTACAGCCAGGACAACAGAGCCAGCTTTACCTCTATCTAACCAAAAGTGGAGGTCAGAGCAGAAAAACCTTCCTACAG GAAGAACAATCTCGACTTGGCATGATGAGGGTCCATGTTGACAAATTCTGTACGAAAGAGAAAGAAGCGCGGTCTATAATTGCTGAGTTGAAAACGGGTGATTTTGGAGCAGTTAAACGG ATCGAAAGAATAAAGATCGACCAGTTTACACTGCCAGAGAAGTTAACTTACACACTTCCGCATGGCCGCGTAGCCTCGCTGAAGATAATTGTAAAACTGACCAGCGAAAGGGATGAGCTACTCCTCGAAACGGAGCAGTTGGAGGTAAACCTACCTTCG ACTCATTTGATTGAGACGAAACCAGCGGTGGAGCATGGCAACAATCCTGAGTAA
- the LOC131780527 gene encoding netrin receptor UNC5D yields the protein MGNDSANTEVRKSHLYQVSSIYRASKDDTAPLTVEIQHSCLVARGHEWKICVQCRATSSHQERKTANSSDWREVTDVIPDAKVEQKHNDIVVTLPQLYKDIEIAAFGIPGTVDQKRMKMAIFGKKPTQGRDWKLKVYLIDDSTTAFKNVCDKEESLGNNLLTTLAGLFVSNSNEEIKIEINPIEPGWKVKGNKVQTITAKDAWHSLENSKGFPHCQIIIEHVNKSKQAFFCGITASHGRDQANTELVAYFEHERKRGELNQPSKALQTLNNTTRYARNEINTLIFMIALLALGWKHTRLKGSAQYATIFNEEKRALVWSH from the exons ATGGGAAATG ATTCAGCAAATACCGAAGTTCGGAAATCACACTTGTACCAAGTCAGTAGCATATACAGAGCCTCCAAGGACGACACTGCTCCTCTTACCGTTGAGATCCAGCACAGTTGTCTAGTAGCGCGTGGACACGAATGGAAAATTTGTGTCCAATGTCGAGCCACATCAAGTcaccaagaaagaaagactgCAAACTCGAGCGATTGGAGAGAAGTCACCGATGTTATTCCAGATGCCAAAGTAGAACAGAAACATAACGACATTGTTGTGACTCTTCCCCAACTATACAAGGACATTGAAATTGCGGCCTTCGGAATTCCAGGAACAGTAGACCAGAAACGAATGAAAATGGCAATCTTTGGAAAAAAGCCAACCCAAGGAAGGGACTGGAAATTAAAGGTTTATCTCATAGACGACTCGACTACAGCTTTTAAG AACGTCTGCGACAAAGAGGAGAGTTTAGGAAACAACTTGTTAACAACCCTCGCCGGTTTATTTGTGTCAAACAGTAACgaagaaatcaaaattgaaatcaaCCCCATTGAACCTGGATGGAAAgtcaaaggaaacaaagttcAG ACGATTACAGCAAAAGATGCCTGGCACTCGCTTGAAAATTCTAAAGGTTTTCCTCATTGCCAAATCATCATCGAACACGTCAACAAATCGAAGCAAGCATTCTTTTGTGGAATAACAGCATCGCATGGAAGAGATCAGGCTAACACAGAACTAGTGGCATATTTTGAACAT GAGAGAAAAAGAGGAGAACTCAACCAACCATCTAAAGCACTTCAGACACTGAACAACACCACCCGATATGCGAGAAATG AGATAAACACCTTAATCTTCATGATTGCCCTTCTGGCCCTAGGATGGAAACACACGCGTTTAAAAG gatCAGCCCAGTACGCCACTATTTTTAACGAAGAAAAGCGAGCCTTAGTCTGGTCTCACTGA